One Candidatus Ancaeobacter aquaticus genomic window, CCTGCTGGGTAGACCTTCCCATCCCTTAAGGAAGGGTCTAACCATATACACCCCCGGCGGCGCATATTTATTTCCCTATATCAGTAACGCCTTTTTTACTATTTATTTTCTCTAAATACTTTTCTGCTCCGTACTTATAATTGCCTTCATTTCCTGCTATATGTTTAAATATTTTCTCCGCATCAGAAAGATTATTATCACTATATAATATAATTCCTTTATTATATAGTGCCGTATCCGCCATTTCGCTATCAGGAGATTTTTCAATAACACTGTTAAAATAATCCAATGCCCTCTTATTTTTACCATTAACCATGTATATTTCCCCCAACATCAGCAATGCACGGCCCAGGATTTCACTATCAGCATCCGAATCCGCGATCGTCTTGAAATCTTCGATTGCATGATCATATTTCTTCATTTTCCTGCCGCACATCCCCCGCATTAAAAGAACATATACTATAGCTTCATTATCAGGATAATATTTAAGAAATCTATCTACCAGATTTACTACCGTTGAATATCTCTCAAGCTCATAGTAACGATTAATTAACAATAGAATATAATCTATATTCGCAGCATCCTGTGTTTTTTTTGACAGCAGATAATCTATATGCAGCAGGTCTATTGACGACGAATAATCATACCTCTCGATATTAAAATATTTGTTTGATATCCTACTGCACAGCCCGGTAAATTCTCCCGTATTAAGCTTTTTTTTCATGCCGTTAAGGCACTTATTATAAAATTTGTATGCCTGTGAATATTTACCGCTTTTAAATGAACAGTCCGCAAATCCCTTTATATCACTCTCAATGTCACAACCCTTTAACCCTTCAGCCAAACTAAAATACATATTACATAATTTATCCGTGTAGTCTTCAAGTATGTTTAAAGACATGATACGCTTAATATAATACTTTAGATTTTTATAACATTCTTCACGACTGCCGCTATTATTCAGCGCTTTAATAAAATTATCAAACTGTGTTTCTGTCTTATCAAACTGATACAAACGAATTAAGGCAAGAAACTTCAAATATTCTGTTTCAATAGTATCTAACCGGTATTTTTGTCTATCCAGCCATTTCAGGATCTTTTTATAAACATGGTTATTATATTGAATAAACAGCTTGAATGCCTCTTCGTCCCCTGCATTCACCAATTCTTCCATCCCGCTAAACATCCCCTTTACCGTGTCTATATCCGGATTTTTCCGCGAAAGGAATCGTTCAATAAAGGCGCATATACCTTTAATATCCGCCTTTGATTTCACATACCTGCTATCTTTTTTGAAACCGGTTTTGTTAAGGGCATTTTTTATATGCTTATTCTCCATAAAATATTTCCATACAAAACCGCTTCTGAAATTCTCCAGCGCTAAAAGAAATGCCCCCGTATCAAGCCCGTAATCCGTAGGGGCGTAAAAAACGTCCTGAAGGTTAAAGGAATTTACTAAACCATACCTTCCTTTTATCTTAGGATATTTTTGCAGCATATACTGAATGGCCGATACAGAATAAAATGGCGTAAAACTTATTGATGTCCCCGCCCCGAGAGGGGATACCGTCCCGTCATGCATAGGGCAATTATCACCGTTAGGCAGCGTACCGTATTTCATCGTATAGCTTTTAGGCGTATAAACGGAAGTTATTCCCCAGCAATTCGGTTTATATGTCTTATAATTACCCGCCTCATCCATACAAAACTTTCGGTTTGCGAGCGTTGCCGCTTTAGAATTCTGAAACCAGTTTGTCTGGTTGCGATCCTTCAGGTCTCTAAAATCAAAAAATAAGTTTGCATACTGATGCGTAAACAACGCGCCGTACCATGAATAGATAAAGGACCTGCCGCCGCCATAGTTTCCAACCTGCCTTACCCAGTCATAATATACTTTTGAAGGAACATTGTAAGAGGGTGATGCCGCGGCAAGAAGCGTCACAAGAATCGTTTCATCCGAAAAGAAGTCCCATCTTCCCGTTAAATACCCTTTTTCAGGTGTCCATCCCATAAGAAACATCGATTTGCCACCATACCTCTCGTCACAAAATGCCATCCAGTCAATTCCCCTGTATATCTTCTCTGCCAGTTTTTTTATCCTGCCGCCGAAATAATCACCCGCTATTATCATCCCGCATAATAGAAGAGTTGTATCTATAGTAGATATTTCCGAGTTCCCCGATCTCTTTCCTGTATCAGACTTAATAAAATGATAATAAAATCCATCCTTATCCTCGATTTCAGGGGGCTTTCCCTTTTTGATCTCTTTGGCTGATAGTTTTTTCTCCCCGGTTTTTGAGAATATATCTTTAACAGGTTTTTTAATTACAGCAACAACGCTATTGATAAATTCCCCGGCGCGTTCCAAATCAAAAATATTTTCTAACAAACTACTTTTTTCTTTATCAGTCTTTTTGTTTAACTGTTTTTTAGGTTTGTCATCACATGTTTTCTTTTTCCTGTCTTTCGTAAAGGTATCCATCACCAATAATACACGTCTTTTTGCCTCATCCTTACTGATCCAGCCCCGCTCAGCGCCAATACACATGGCAACAAGCCCGAAACCCGTAACAGCGGTGCTTGAATCTTTACTGCTTCCCGTATCCCTGAAAAGGCCGGTCTTTCTGTTCTGATTTTCCAAGAAATATAAAAATGACTGTTTTTGCAAATCATCCAGCAAATCAAAACATGTATAGGGTATAACCGAACACCCAACCACACACAAAGACATAGAAACAACCTGTCCTAACGGGGTAACAGAAACAGCCCTTAACCATAAATCTTTTTTATCGCAAAAGTTATCCATACCGCACTTTGAGGCGAATATCTTCCCGTTAGGATTGTATGCGGCAGCAATTCGATGCCAGGACCGGCCATTATCCCGCGACATTTCAAACCAGACAACTTCATATATATCAGGGTTTGCTTCAATTTCAAGAATGCTATGTCTATTAAATAAATAATTATTACGAATTAGGTCTCCATCAGCTTTAAAAGTAGCTTTATCAGGCGGTATTTTCTTAATGTTTGTATCAATGTCCTGTCTCCCAATTAATAAATCATCTATAAATATTTCACTTTTTTTAACATCTGCCTTATTTTCTTCGAAGGTAAATACCATTTCGCAGACCTTTGACATATCTCTTATTACTAAAAAGTCTTTTAATGGTATAATAATTTTTTGCCAGTTTTTAGTAACACCCGCCTTTAGATATTTATCAATATAAACCGAGGAGACAATATCTTTTCCATATGTGAAACGCCCATCATCGTTTACGTCCTGATGTAGTTCAATTTTAAAATTCTCTCCACCTGAAAGGCCCTTTATCCAAAAACTTAGATATTTGAATTTACTCAAATTTAGTTCTTTTATCGTTCCTCTACGACCTAAAACAACAAAATAATAAGAAAAAGACCCTGATTCTGAGACATTGTACGAAAGCCTGATCGATCCTCCAGTATGACCAAGAACATTTTTAGGGTCTGATTCATAGGATACTAAACATATCCCGGGTTTTTCATCGTCTCCTCCCATCCCACCGCCTAATAGATTCTTCCATGAATATAAAGCATTAAAATCATCTATAAGAATAACTAAAGGTTTTTTTGAATTATTAGTAGATGCGTGAAGTGAAGAGGGGATAAAAAATAGGCAAAATAATATTAAGAAGAATTTAGTTGTAGTGGAAAATCAAAAATACACAAGTGCTCCTTAATAAATAACTTCTCTTAATCATATCGTGAAGTCCCATTATATTAGATAATTATAATAATTTAAATCATTCTTTATACTGTGAATGCAATAATAGTTCTGGGGACGGAATGAGCTAACCCGGGTTTAACGGACGGGTTAATTATGAGACAGCTTTTAATTCCATCATTTCTGGAGTAATATAATTCAATGATTGATGTAATCGCTGCCTGTTATAAAAGATCTCCACAAATTCAAATATCTCGGACTTTGCATGATCTCTTGATGTAAATCTTTCCTCAGAAACCAATTCATTTTTCAATGTACTAAAGAAACTTTCTGCTACAGCATTATCGTAGCAATCTCCTTTTCGGCTCATGCTTGGCACAAGACCAGATGTAATTAATTTATTCCGATAATCATCTGAGCCATAAATACTGCCCCGATCTGTGTGATGTAATACTTCTGATTGCGGCCTACGTCTTTCTAAGGCCATATCAAGGGCATTAATAACTAACTGTTTATTGTTTTTATCTGACATTGACCACCCAATTACTTTACGTGAAAATAGATCAAGCAAAACAGCCAAATATAACCAACCTTTCTTTGTTGCTATAAAGGTCACATCACCAACCCATATTTGATTTGGGTTCATGGCTTGAAAACAGCGATTAAGTCGATTTGGTGCTATCCATTCAGTATTCTTCGACATTGTAGTAACTTTAAATCTCTTACGTCGCTTACTTTCAATACCATGTATTTTTCAAAGCCTAGCTACTCGATACTTGCCGCAAGAAATCCCCCTTGCTTTGAGAGCTTTCCATGTTTTTATCGTACCATAATTCTTTTTTGATTCAACATGAATATCTTGAATCTTTGCAACCAAATACTGATCAATCTGGCTTCTTTTGCTTACTGGTCTTGATTTCCATGCATAATAACCACTTGCACTGACCCTTAGTACTCTACACATCTTTCGGACCCTATATTGCTTACTATTGCTCTTAATAAAGGCGTATTTTATCTGGGGTCCTTCACAAAGTACGCCGCGGTTTTTTTAAAGATGTCACGCTCTTCCTTCACTTCTTTTAATTCTTGCTTCAGTTTAGTAATTTCACTGAGCTGGTCAGATTTAGGTCTACCGGATCCTCCAAAGGCATTTGGGCCTTTCTCTGTTGTTTCATCTTTCCAACGGTAAAGGAGTGTGCGTTTTACACCCAATTGCATTGCTAGTTCGCTTGCTGGTCTACCGCCTTCTTTGAGTAGTCTAACAGCTTCAATTTTAAACTCTTTCGGATACCTTCCTCTTTTCTTCATCGGACACCTCCATTCGTTTTGTCTCTATTTTATAGTGTCCGTTAAATCCGGGCTAGCTCAGAACACTTAATTCTCTCCTATTATTACCAATGGCATGCTTGAGCTTAAGAAGTGGAATCTAATAGATATTGAAAGAGGAAGCATTGAAAAAGGTTTTGCTAATAGGCCGGCTAACAGATCAGATAATTCTTTTGCTTGTTTGCCAGGATTCTGCATCCCAGCTAAACACAAAGATTTTAATCCTTCATTTAATCCCTCATTAAATCCCTCAATCAATTCGCCATTTAATCCGCCACGAGGTTTTGTTAATAAAAGCGAGTGACGAAGATGAGATAGTATACCGTAAGGTATACTATCTCATCAAGGAACGAGCAGATAATTTAATAAAGAGGCTATTCATAAACAATTGTTCTGTTATTAGAATTCTACATTGAGCCTGAAAGAAGATATTGTTTATGAATGAATAAAGCCGACATTCCTTATTGTGTTTAATTTTGCGTCTAATGAAATACAGACTATACGCAGATGACAAGTAGATAGAATAAGAATTAGCTAAATGGTTTTATGAACTTAGAGTATTTAGAGGGGTAAATAATTTTAACTGTAAAAGACGATAAAGAATGTGCTTGAATAATTCGTTTATGGTTTTACCGTTTTTATGCCGCTGTCATGATTGCCCGCATCATGCTGTAGTTTGTCTTCGTTGATTCACTCGGAACTGTGACTGGAAGAGGCGCTTTTATAAATTCTGCTACGGTCATCTTATCAATCTTATCTACCTCATCTTCCTTCATACCCATTAGATCGGCTACAAGTTCACGGAAATGTGTCTTTAAAGCGGGATCATCGATATACGTCACAAGTTCAGCAAACGTCATCTTCTCAAAATCATCTCCCAGCTGTTGGTGGAGAGATATGCCGGTTATGGTTATCGCAAGAAGTGAGCCTATATTATGGATCTCTTTTGATGCTGGATCGGTTGACAGTTCTTTGGGATTTATCTCAAGGATCTTTGTCTTATCAGAGGAAATGTTCTTTATCTTAAATTTCTCTTCAGACGAATTGAGCCAGCCAGCATCCAGATCCGTTGCCGTAACTTTTACCCCTTTCTTCTCGAGCAGTTTGTTAGCGTATTGTATCGCTGCCACTCCAAAAGGTTCCTGCGGTGAAACGGCCTGCAGGTTTGAGATCTCTATCGGTTTAGCAACAAGATTAGGATACTTTTTAGAGAGATTGGTCACGTAATCCAACGGTACGACATAGTTCTTATCGTACACAGGGATCACTATGGTATTGTCCGGGTCCGGTATATTGTCTATCTCATTATGCAGGTTCACGATGTCCGGACTTACTGTAACAAAAACTGCTTTTGGCCTGTTCTGAATGTAAGCGCCTTTCGCTTTAGCAATGCTTTCGATATCCATCATCGGAATTGACAATACATCTGGAACTTTTGACCTGTTCACATCTTGCGCCATATCATTTGCAACTACCTTGGCCAACGGGTCATTCACCATCACCACCGATACCAGTTTCTTTTTTAGAGTATCGCTATGCTGTATAACCATATGTTCAGGATCACCGTCTTTCACAACGAAATGAAGCGCATCCTCGAGCATAACACGTGCAATATCACTTGCGCTGATATCTTCATCTTGCACCATCTCCCTGCCTAAATAGATGCAGTTATATGTCCTTCCCGCGTGTGCTAGAACATCTTTCCCTATCGTATATCCTCCGGTAAAACCGTATTCCGCCTCCTTTGCCCGGCGCACCAGTTCAGCACGATCAATCCCCGCAGGGATGTTCTTCATCTCTTTCACAACATCTCCAAGTAACATCTTTGCCGCTTTTACTTTGGCATCAAGACTGGCTAAGGGAACAAACAGCTTCTCGTTGATTTTTCCATCAATAAGTTTCCTCAGAATCCATTTCCCGGAAGGCATCAATACACGGATACCCTCTCCACTCAGTTCCTTTCGTATCTCTTCATTCGTCTCTTCGGCAGATGATACCGGCTGACCCACCAGCGTCGGTATCGTCATGTGTGTGCCAGGAAGATCTTTTACCGTGATCCCTTTTATCGGTGTGATCCCTTGCACTGTTGAGGGATGAAAAATATTCAGCTGCGGATTCTGAACAGTCAGAGCGAACAACTGAGCGGCAACAGCGGCTGTGGTCGCTCCATACGGATGTAATTTCCAAACAGGGTTGGGATACGGATCGTTTTTCTCCCCTAGGCCATCCCAGTAATTCAAAGGCAATCCACCGTCTGGAAACTGCCGTTTCATCACGTTATCAAAATATTGTTTTGCTTTGTCAGGGTTCCCTGCGTTCAACTCACTTATTGCCAGCCAACAGGTCGGATCAAGCCAGAACACGCCCGGATATTTCTTTTTGTCCGCTTCAACGTGGACAATACCGGTATCGGCGCTATTCAACAGTTTTTTCTCCACAAATTCTAGCCCCCGACGGTAGTCTTCCCCCTTATCCCCTTTGTCCCCGAAAAGCATGTATCCCCACACGCTTGTGTCATATGCTGCAGCAGTATAAGGTATATCAAACCCCCACAGATACATCCGCGACATGTAAAAACACCCTTTCTTGTTGTTCCACGACCTCAGCAGGAATTGCTTTACCTTGAGTGCCACATCCAGGTACTTCTGTTCTCCCGTAATCATATACAGATTATAGAACGCTGAATAACAATCTTCGTTTTCTTCGACACTGACAACGGTAATAGGACCAACCTTCTTTTGGAGTATCGAACCATCCTTCCCTTGCCGGCTGATAAGGTAATCTGCTACCTTACTGGCCATCGGGACGAACCGTTTATCGCCTTTTTCAACTCCACCGGTCGCAAAAACATGGAGATTCACCGCCATGATCACAAATGCGTTTGGCCCAGGATGAACATCCTGGAAAACAACCTTACGGTTACCTGAATCATACGTATTACAAAAATATCCATCAGGGTTCTGGATTTCTGAAAGCGCCTGCAAGACCTTTGCGGCATTTTCATGCGCACCCAGTAGGTCCATCTTCATGATCCATAGCGCCTGATCGAACGTATGTGCCGCGCGGGCAATCTCCGGCGGGATCCCCTTTACATGATCATCGGCAAAGCTATTGCAGAGACCTGTTTTGGGATTATATCTACCCACATGCCAGTCAACCAATTTCTGGAGTTGTTCCCGGTACCGAGCCATAAATGCAACGATTTCGGAATTCGGCAGTTTCGCACGCTTTTCAAAAACAGGCTGGATCGGTTTCACCGTATCCGACACTACTACAGTCGGAGTGATTGATACTGGACTTATGATCAGAGAAAATGCCAGAAGAAGAGCAGCAATAGCCACTGGAACTATCTTTAGCAATATCTTTCCCTCTATTCTGTTAAACAGATATAGAAACGTCCGTTTCCAGGGACGTCCAATTCCCTCTTTTTGCAGATTTTTGTTTCTTTCTTTTTCATTATATTCTGCCTTAAATTGTGTTTGGTCTTCTTTTAATTTCGAATCCGCAGCAAGTGCGTTCTGAGAACTCTTCAATGTCTGCGTATGCGGTACCGCCCACACCATGCTTGTGGACAAAAATATAACCACTGTTACAAGAGACACGCATTTTAAGAAAAGGTTTAAACTTTTCATAAATTTGTCCTATAGATTATTGTTAAATACATCATTAAGCGTATTATACATCATAATTCTCATCATGTCAAGGCGACCACGAAAAAATCAACGATTCCGCATATCGGATGAAAAACACTTTAAAATAGTCACTTATGGTCAACAAATAATCGGAGTCAGATTCTCGTGATATTTTTTTCTCCGTGAAACGCTTATTCCGGCCGGTATTTCATGGGAGGAAAGACACCTTTCCCGGTGAGTTTTAAAAACGCTAACAATATAATCATCAAGGGGGATATTTCTGTTTTTATGGAGCGCGACAGCTCGCAGACAATGGGATATCTCTCCGAACGGAATACACTGCGCTTCGCTTGTGTTTTTCTAGTCTCGTATAGATTAAAACCCGTATTTTCAAACGGGTTCAAATATCCTTCGAGGATTCACATAAAAGAAAAGAGAGGCTGAACACAGCCTCTCTTTTCTTAAAATTCGACGTTGAAAACTCTCTATATCAAACCGTTGCAGATCGGTTTATAGTAAGTAGTTACACAGGCACAAACGGTAAAATACTATTAGACTTTTAAAAGGAAGAAATACCCCTGGCGGAAAGCGTGGGA contains:
- a CDS encoding glucoamylase family protein; translation: MGGDDEKPGICLVSYESDPKNVLGHTGGSIRLSYNVSESGSFSYYFVVLGRRGTIKELNLSKFKYLSFWIKGLSGGENFKIELHQDVNDDGRFTYGKDIVSSVYIDKYLKAGVTKNWQKIIIPLKDFLVIRDMSKVCEMVFTFEENKADVKKSEIFIDDLLIGRQDIDTNIKKIPPDKATFKADGDLIRNNYLFNRHSILEIEANPDIYEVVWFEMSRDNGRSWHRIAAAYNPNGKIFASKCGMDNFCDKKDLWLRAVSVTPLGQVVSMSLCVVGCSVIPYTCFDLLDDLQKQSFLYFLENQNRKTGLFRDTGSSKDSSTAVTGFGLVAMCIGAERGWISKDEAKRRVLLVMDTFTKDRKKKTCDDKPKKQLNKKTDKEKSSLLENIFDLERAGEFINSVVAVIKKPVKDIFSKTGEKKLSAKEIKKGKPPEIEDKDGFYYHFIKSDTGKRSGNSEISTIDTTLLLCGMIIAGDYFGGRIKKLAEKIYRGIDWMAFCDERYGGKSMFLMGWTPEKGYLTGRWDFFSDETILVTLLAAASPSYNVPSKVYYDWVRQVGNYGGGRSFIYSWYGALFTHQYANLFFDFRDLKDRNQTNWFQNSKAATLANRKFCMDEAGNYKTYKPNCWGITSVYTPKSYTMKYGTLPNGDNCPMHDGTVSPLGAGTSISFTPFYSVSAIQYMLQKYPKIKGRYGLVNSFNLQDVFYAPTDYGLDTGAFLLALENFRSGFVWKYFMENKHIKNALNKTGFKKDSRYVKSKADIKGICAFIERFLSRKNPDIDTVKGMFSGMEELVNAGDEEAFKLFIQYNNHVYKKILKWLDRQKYRLDTIETEYLKFLALIRLYQFDKTETQFDNFIKALNNSGSREECYKNLKYYIKRIMSLNILEDYTDKLCNMYFSLAEGLKGCDIESDIKGFADCSFKSGKYSQAYKFYNKCLNGMKKKLNTGEFTGLCSRISNKYFNIERYDYSSSIDLLHIDYLLSKKTQDAANIDYILLLINRYYELERYSTVVNLVDRFLKYYPDNEAIVYVLLMRGMCGRKMKKYDHAIEDFKTIADSDADSEILGRALLMLGEIYMVNGKNKRALDYFNSVIEKSPDSEMADTALYNKGIILYSDNNLSDAEKIFKHIAGNEGNYKYGAEKYLEKINSKKGVTDIGK
- a CDS encoding IS3 family transposase, giving the protein MESKRRKRFKVTTMSKNTEWIAPNRLNRCFQAMNPNQIWVGDVTFIATKKGWLYLAVLLDLFSRKVIGWSMSDKNNKQLVINALDMALERRRPQSEVLHHTDRGSIYGSDDYRNKLITSGLVPSMSRKGDCYDNAVAESFFSTLKNELVSEERFTSRDHAKSEIFEFVEIFYNRQRLHQSLNYITPEMMELKAVS
- a CDS encoding IS3 family transposase; protein product: MCRVLRVSASGYYAWKSRPVSKRSQIDQYLVAKIQDIHVESKKNYGTIKTWKALKARGISCGKYRVARL
- a CDS encoding transposase; the protein is MKKRGRYPKEFKIEAVRLLKEGGRPASELAMQLGVKRTLLYRWKDETTEKGPNAFGGSGRPKSDQLSEITKLKQELKEVKEERDIFKKTAAYFVKDPR
- a CDS encoding glycoside hydrolase family 127 protein; the protein is MKSLNLFLKCVSLVTVVIFLSTSMVWAVPHTQTLKSSQNALAADSKLKEDQTQFKAEYNEKERNKNLQKEGIGRPWKRTFLYLFNRIEGKILLKIVPVAIAALLLAFSLIISPVSITPTVVVSDTVKPIQPVFEKRAKLPNSEIVAFMARYREQLQKLVDWHVGRYNPKTGLCNSFADDHVKGIPPEIARAAHTFDQALWIMKMDLLGAHENAAKVLQALSEIQNPDGYFCNTYDSGNRKVVFQDVHPGPNAFVIMAVNLHVFATGGVEKGDKRFVPMASKVADYLISRQGKDGSILQKKVGPITVVSVEENEDCYSAFYNLYMITGEQKYLDVALKVKQFLLRSWNNKKGCFYMSRMYLWGFDIPYTAAAYDTSVWGYMLFGDKGDKGEDYRRGLEFVEKKLLNSADTGIVHVEADKKKYPGVFWLDPTCWLAISELNAGNPDKAKQYFDNVMKRQFPDGGLPLNYWDGLGEKNDPYPNPVWKLHPYGATTAAVAAQLFALTVQNPQLNIFHPSTVQGITPIKGITVKDLPGTHMTIPTLVGQPVSSAEETNEEIRKELSGEGIRVLMPSGKWILRKLIDGKINEKLFVPLASLDAKVKAAKMLLGDVVKEMKNIPAGIDRAELVRRAKEAEYGFTGGYTIGKDVLAHAGRTYNCIYLGREMVQDEDISASDIARVMLEDALHFVVKDGDPEHMVIQHSDTLKKKLVSVVMVNDPLAKVVANDMAQDVNRSKVPDVLSIPMMDIESIAKAKGAYIQNRPKAVFVTVSPDIVNLHNEIDNIPDPDNTIVIPVYDKNYVVPLDYVTNLSKKYPNLVAKPIEISNLQAVSPQEPFGVAAIQYANKLLEKKGVKVTATDLDAGWLNSSEEKFKIKNISSDKTKILEINPKELSTDPASKEIHNIGSLLAITITGISLHQQLGDDFEKMTFAELVTYIDDPALKTHFRELVADLMGMKEDEVDKIDKMTVAEFIKAPLPVTVPSESTKTNYSMMRAIMTAA